A genomic window from Xenorhabdus cabanillasii includes:
- the gltB gene encoding glutamate synthase large subunit, with product MLYDKLQEKDNCGFGLIAHIEGEPSHKVVRTAIHALARMQHRGAILADGKTGDGCGLLMQKPDRFFQMIANEQSWRLAKNYAVGMLFLSQDSQIAQSCRDIIEQELENETLSIAGWREVPINRDILGNIALSSLPRIEQIFVNAPAGWRSQDLERRLFIARRRIEKRITDDDFYICSLSNLVTIYKGLCMAADLPRFYSDLADLRMESAICLFHQRFSTNTVPRWPLAQPFRYLAHNGEINTITGNREWAKARAYKFRTPLIPDLQTAAPFVNETGSDSSSLDNMLELFLNGGMDLIRAMRLLVPPAWQNNPDMDEDLRAFFDFNSMHMEPWDGPAGIVISDGRYAACNLDRNGLRPARYVITKDKLITCASEVGIWEYQPDEVVEKGRIGPGELMVIDTRKGRILHSAETDNDLKSRHPYKEWLEKNVNHLIPFEKLPEEQVGTRDFDDRILATYHKQFAYSNEELDQIIRVLGENGQEATGSMGDDTPFAVLSSRPRIIYDYFRQQFAQVTNPPIDPLREAHVMSLSTRIGREMNVFCEAEGQAHRLSFESPVLLYPDFVQLTTQQGSYYRAETLDLTFNPQETNLKTAVSTLCEQAEKRVRNGAVLLVLSDRNISPERLPIPAPMAVGAIQHCLVEKSLRCDANLIVETASARDPHHFAVLLGFGATAVYPYLAYESLGKMIDDGTINTPYARVMLNYRNGINKGLYKIMSKMGISTISSYRCSKLFEAVGLHSEITALCFNGVVSRIEGADFNDFEQDLRNLSRRAWLHRHTIDQGGLLKYVHNGEYHAYNPDVVSTLQTAVHSGKYSDYQKYSQLVNGRPITTLRDLLAISPKGEPISIEEVEPAEALFKRFDTAAMSIGALSPEAHEALAEAMNTLGGFSNSGEGGEDPARYGTKKVSRIKQVASGRFGVTPAYLSSADVIQIKVAQGAKPGEGGQLPGDKVTPYIARLRYSIPGVTLISPPPHHDIYSIEDLAQLIFDLKQVNPNALISVKLVSEPGVGTIATGVAKAYADLITIAGYDGGTGASPLSSVKYAGCPWELGLVETQQALVANGLRHKIRLQVDGGLKTGVDIIKAAILGAESFGFGTGPMVALGCKYLRICHLNNCATGIATQDEKLRQSHYHGLPERVMNYFRFIAQETREILAQLGIRKLTDLIGRTDLLEILEGISARQSKLNLEPLLETAQPHEGKAQYCTEDNPSFDQGVLNKAIINQALPFVKKAQSKKFYFDIQNTDRSVGASLSGAIAAIHGDQGLAGNPIKLHFTGTAGQSFGVWNAGGVGLTLTGDANDYVGKGMAGGQIVILPPVGSAFKSHEATIIGNTCLYGATGGKLFAAGCAGERFAVRNSGAITVVEGIGDNGCEYMTGGIVCVLGNTGVNFGAGMTGGFAYVLDESDDFRKRVNSELVEVLSIDTLSIHKEHLRGLITEHVRLTGSQHGESILENWSQWVNKFALVKPKSSDVSALLGHRSRSSAELRVQAQ from the coding sequence GCCGTCGGTATGTTGTTTTTGAGTCAGGATAGCCAGATAGCCCAATCATGCCGCGATATTATTGAACAAGAATTAGAAAATGAAACGCTGTCCATTGCCGGATGGCGAGAAGTCCCTATCAATCGCGATATTTTAGGCAACATCGCACTGTCAAGCCTCCCCCGCATTGAACAAATTTTTGTTAATGCCCCTGCCGGATGGCGATCACAGGATTTGGAACGTCGTCTATTCATTGCCCGTCGCCGTATAGAGAAACGCATTACCGATGACGATTTTTATATTTGCAGCCTCTCCAATCTGGTCACGATTTACAAAGGGCTATGTATGGCGGCTGATCTGCCTCGGTTTTACTCAGATTTGGCAGATCTACGCATGGAGTCAGCAATCTGCCTGTTCCATCAGCGGTTTTCAACTAATACCGTCCCTCGCTGGCCATTAGCACAGCCGTTTCGTTATCTGGCTCATAATGGTGAAATCAATACGATCACCGGAAACCGCGAATGGGCCAAAGCGAGAGCCTATAAATTCCGTACCCCTTTGATCCCTGACTTACAAACTGCGGCTCCTTTTGTCAACGAAACGGGTTCAGATTCCAGTTCACTGGATAATATGCTGGAACTGTTTCTTAATGGCGGTATGGATTTGATCCGTGCAATGCGTTTACTGGTTCCCCCCGCCTGGCAGAACAACCCAGATATGGATGAAGATCTGCGTGCTTTCTTCGATTTTAATTCCATGCATATGGAGCCGTGGGATGGGCCGGCTGGTATCGTTATTTCAGACGGGCGCTATGCAGCCTGTAACCTCGACCGCAACGGCTTACGTCCGGCACGTTATGTTATTACCAAGGATAAACTGATCACCTGTGCTTCAGAAGTGGGGATCTGGGAGTACCAACCCGATGAAGTCGTAGAAAAAGGGCGCATCGGCCCAGGTGAATTAATGGTAATCGATACCCGGAAAGGCCGAATTCTCCATTCTGCCGAAACCGATAATGATTTAAAAAGCCGCCATCCTTATAAAGAGTGGCTGGAAAAGAATGTCAATCACCTGATTCCTTTCGAAAAATTACCAGAAGAACAAGTTGGCACACGGGATTTTGACGATCGCATACTGGCAACCTATCACAAACAGTTTGCCTACAGTAATGAAGAGCTGGATCAAATCATCCGCGTACTCGGCGAGAATGGTCAGGAAGCAACAGGTTCAATGGGAGATGATACACCATTTGCCGTACTTTCCAGCCGCCCACGCATAATCTACGACTATTTCCGCCAGCAATTTGCTCAAGTTACCAATCCTCCCATCGATCCGCTGCGTGAAGCACATGTTATGTCACTGTCCACCCGCATAGGCCGGGAGATGAATGTCTTTTGTGAAGCTGAAGGACAGGCCCACCGCCTGAGTTTCGAATCCCCGGTACTGCTCTATCCCGATTTTGTGCAACTGACAACACAGCAAGGCTCTTATTATCGCGCAGAAACATTGGATTTAACGTTTAACCCACAAGAAACTAATCTCAAAACCGCAGTTTCAACCCTGTGCGAACAAGCAGAAAAACGTGTCCGTAATGGTGCGGTATTGCTGGTCTTATCCGACCGTAATATTTCTCCGGAAAGATTACCGATCCCTGCCCCAATGGCAGTTGGTGCCATCCAGCACTGTTTGGTGGAAAAAAGTTTGCGTTGTGATGCCAACCTGATAGTCGAAACCGCCAGTGCCCGCGATCCACACCATTTCGCGGTGTTGCTTGGCTTTGGTGCTACCGCTGTTTACCCTTATCTGGCGTATGAATCATTGGGCAAAATGATCGATGACGGCACAATCAATACCCCATATGCCCGTGTGATGCTGAATTATCGTAATGGTATCAATAAAGGGTTATATAAGATCATGTCCAAAATGGGCATCTCCACGATTTCTTCCTATCGCTGTTCTAAGTTGTTTGAAGCTGTCGGCTTACATTCTGAAATAACAGCTCTCTGCTTCAATGGGGTCGTCAGCCGGATTGAAGGCGCTGATTTCAACGACTTCGAACAAGATTTACGTAACCTTTCCAGACGGGCGTGGCTGCACCGCCACACCATCGATCAGGGTGGATTACTAAAATATGTCCACAATGGGGAATATCACGCTTATAACCCTGATGTCGTGAGTACTTTACAAACAGCAGTTCATAGCGGCAAGTACAGTGATTATCAGAAGTACTCACAATTGGTTAACGGCCGTCCTATCACAACACTACGCGACCTGCTGGCAATATCGCCAAAAGGAGAGCCGATTTCCATTGAAGAAGTCGAACCCGCCGAAGCACTGTTCAAACGTTTTGACACCGCAGCTATGTCAATTGGTGCGCTAAGCCCTGAAGCACATGAAGCACTGGCTGAAGCAATGAATACACTGGGTGGTTTCTCTAATTCCGGCGAAGGTGGAGAAGATCCCGCTCGCTATGGTACGAAAAAAGTTTCCCGGATTAAGCAAGTTGCTTCCGGGCGTTTTGGCGTCACTCCTGCTTATTTAAGCAGTGCCGATGTCATTCAAATTAAAGTTGCCCAGGGAGCAAAACCCGGTGAAGGCGGACAATTACCGGGAGATAAGGTGACACCTTATATCGCCAGACTACGTTATTCGATTCCCGGTGTGACTCTGATTTCGCCACCACCGCATCATGATATTTATTCTATCGAAGATTTGGCCCAGTTAATCTTTGATCTGAAACAGGTCAATCCTAATGCCCTGATTTCTGTGAAATTGGTTTCAGAGCCGGGTGTAGGAACCATCGCTACCGGAGTAGCAAAAGCCTATGCTGATTTAATCACCATCGCCGGCTATGACGGAGGAACAGGAGCAAGTCCTCTGTCCTCTGTAAAATATGCCGGTTGTCCGTGGGAACTCGGCCTGGTAGAAACCCAGCAAGCGCTGGTCGCTAATGGTTTGCGCCATAAAATTCGTCTTCAGGTTGACGGCGGGTTAAAAACAGGTGTGGACATTATCAAAGCCGCTATTTTAGGTGCAGAAAGTTTTGGTTTTGGTACGGGACCAATGGTTGCGCTCGGCTGTAAATACCTGAGAATTTGTCATCTCAATAACTGTGCAACCGGAATAGCAACACAAGATGAGAAATTGCGTCAGTCTCATTATCACGGGCTGCCTGAACGCGTAATGAATTATTTCCGCTTCATCGCACAGGAAACGCGTGAAATTCTGGCTCAACTGGGAATACGCAAATTAACAGATTTGATTGGCCGCACAGATTTGCTTGAAATACTGGAAGGTATCTCTGCCAGGCAGAGTAAACTCAATCTTGAACCTTTACTGGAAACAGCACAGCCCCATGAAGGCAAAGCCCAGTATTGCACTGAAGATAACCCTTCCTTTGATCAGGGTGTGCTCAATAAAGCGATTATCAATCAGGCCCTGCCTTTTGTAAAAAAAGCGCAGAGTAAAAAATTCTATTTTGATATCCAGAATACTGACCGCTCTGTCGGGGCATCACTGTCTGGCGCGATTGCCGCAATACATGGTGATCAGGGGCTGGCGGGTAACCCAATAAAATTACATTTTACAGGAACAGCCGGACAAAGTTTTGGGGTCTGGAACGCAGGCGGAGTTGGATTAACATTAACCGGTGATGCCAATGATTACGTCGGTAAGGGTATGGCAGGTGGACAGATTGTTATTTTGCCTCCGGTTGGCTCTGCATTCAAAAGTCACGAAGCAACGATTATTGGCAATACCTGCCTTTATGGTGCAACTGGCGGAAAATTGTTTGCCGCCGGATGTGCAGGTGAACGCTTTGCAGTCAGAAATTCAGGTGCCATCACCGTGGTTGAGGGTATCGGAGATAACGGCTGTGAATATATGACAGGTGGAATAGTCTGTGTTCTGGGTAACACAGGAGTCAACTTTGGTGCAGGTATGACAGGAGGGTTCGCGTATGTTCTCGATGAATCTGATGATTTCCGCAAACGGGTTAACTCTGAATTAGTCGAAGTTCTTTCAATTGATACCCTCTCCATTCATAAAGAACACTTACGCGGATTAATCACCGAACATGTTCGCCTGACCGGCTCCCAACACGGTGAAAGTATTCTGGAAAACTGGTCACAATGGGTCAATAAATTCGCACTGGTTAAACCTAAGTCCAGTGATGTCAGTGCACTGCTGGGGCACCGCAGCCGCTCCTCCGCAGAATTGCGAGTTCAGGCGCAGTAG